Within Vicia villosa cultivar HV-30 ecotype Madison, WI linkage group LG1, Vvil1.0, whole genome shotgun sequence, the genomic segment AACTTGGTGTAAGATTCTTTCTCGGATGAGATGAATCAATTTTATCCTCTTTGATTCCTACTTTTGTTTTCTGGTAAGACATCTTGGTATCTTTCGACCATAGTGTGTATTGGTATTTTATGGAGAGTTCGACATCTTCAATGATACATAGGCTCTTTTCAACAACCATTCTTATCCCTAAGGATGGAtctaggcctaactcaaccctacaaaaccggcggcttgtagggtgaggactgcccccacttataaggacatgttcaggccatatattgtccgatgtgggactcttaacacaccccctcacgctcagaactagacaactggagcgtggaaataaatggtgggtggcccgatagcggaaaccatagaaggtggcccaccggatcttaaacgaggctctgataccatgttaagaaatgtggttaggcctaactcaaccctacaaaaccggcttgtagggtgaggattgcccccacttataaggacatgttcaggccatatattgtccgatgtgggactcttaacacctCCTGCCCAAACAGGAGAAAGGATCGACGCTCTTTATTCGCCTTGAACTTTAAAGGAGTTACACAAGGTAAAGACAACAGCTCGCCTTATCCAAAATAAATTACAACATAAATTAACCTAAATACAATCATGGATTCTCGTAGCCTTCAAGTCCTCCATACTCCGCAATATAATTAACCTTAGTCTTAAAGCCTGATGCACCTACGCGTAATGCTCGACTTTGTCGATCCCTGCTTCAACAACATTTATCAGTAGTAAATGATAGTGCAGTCCAAGAAGTTCAGACAAGTGTGTGTATAATTTGGAGAACGAAGCAGCTTCCTTATTGTGATTTCCACTGCCAGTAATATTTACCGAAAAAATCCGTTTGGAGTATTCATTCATGTGTCATTGAAAGAGAACAGCGATATCTTGTATTGTGATATATATCAGGCAGCCAACTTGACAGTAATCAAGAATAGAAATTGGCATATATTGTCCATGATCAGAACTGAACCATTGGACTTTAATGCATATATTGTCCCTATATGAAAAATATTGCTTAATTAGACTCCATATATAAGATTAATATTCACAaggaaaattcaaaattcaattgCACTGTAGGAGTTTATCCAAATTAACCATACTGTTATACAACGAAGTTTCTACACCAAACTTATGAACTTAATAATGAGAAATGAGGATGTTACTATTTTCAACTAGATTCAAACTCATCCAATCTTTTCATATGCTATCATAGAATTCACTTGTCCCAAAATAACTATTAAGTTGTTGATTATTGATAAAGTGAGATACAAATTACAAAGTACCAAACctcaaagttcaaaagcaaaaGTAACAAACAAGACAGCAGAACACATTATTACATTGAAAGCTAACTTGTAttaagatgacaacaacaaagctAGAAAGGAAGGACAGTGGTGTTTGTATTGCATCATCAGTTGTAATTAGGATTTGCCAAAACGTAACCTTCAATGGCTTTGAAAAGAGCATCACTCTTAGCCTTACCTTCCTCAACTTCCTTTTCAATGGGCTTAGCATCTCCTTTGGTGTGATATTTAACAATCATCTTTCCAACAGATCCTCCATTTGGACCTTCAAACAATTTTGCCTCAAATGATATCTTGTCAACTATGTCCGATATACCGACTCCTCCAACTATACTGTAATTATATTCAAACTTTTCATCATCAATACCTTCAATTTTATGCAACACATACAAGGTTTGTCCTCCTTCAACGAAAGTGATCTTCTTGACAGTGCCAGGACCACCATTTCCTTCAACGATTTCAACATTCTTGATTGAATCAACAACCTTTGGAACGATGACATCAGCATCATGAACCACAGCTTTGAATAACTTAGCAGGTGCGACGGTAGAAGTGGTATCATTCTCATATGTGAAAATACCCATAATGCTTATTGATTTGAAGTTGTAAAGAGGAGTTTGAGAAGAAGATAGTATGTATGTATGTTGGTGTGTGTGATTTATGAGCATTGGATAGCTTTGTATTTATAGGCACTCTGCCTTGTATGCTGACCTGAATTTACTCCGCTGCTCCATGTGTGAATTTGTTGAAAAAGTTGTCAGACTTTTATGATAGGAGCATTCAAATTCAAAGAAGTGCGGCAGATGAAATTCAACAATAGTATACTCTGTTTGTTTACATGGAATCTCATGAGTTAAATGACGAActataaacaaatataataaacAGGAGAAACATACCAATGCGGTGGCGTTCAATGTGGACTGATTTATTATACCCCTTTcgagaaagaaaaaacaaaactatttatttattatttaaaattaaacttcaatataataaaatttatatagaaatagaatttatttattttgtatacaGTTTATTATATTGAAGTGGTACTaaagatcaagaagaagaaaaattaaactttaaattttaaaattaaatatgtttattttatagAGGATGAAATATGTTTTATTTATGGATTAATATTATAAATctttaatttttgtatttattatatATGATTGGTTTAGAATTGGAAATGATCGGTAATGTTATTCAATTCAGTTAAGGTCTTTGGGACAATTTTATACTCTTGACATTCTTTTTCAATCTTCGATAGGGGTGGTAATGTTTAAGAAATCTTCAATGTCTAAGATAAACAGTTTTCATTCCCTTTTCCAACTGATGTAGTGTTTAAATTGAAAATTTGGTAAAAAAATGTTAGTCTTCCAAAAACAAAAATTTTTGGTTACTCaaaagatcgactagattgatcctaagacatgtattttttattttaagcttTGTTCTTGAAAATGAAGAACACTTCGACTGTGTTCATATTCTTATTAAAATGTTTGTTTTGATCTAAGTAATTCTTTATAGCAATATTGTAAACTTGTTAAGAAAACAAAGTAAAGGCAATTGAAAGTAAATTGCAAATTCTGGAAATGACAAGTTAAGTGAGATTTAAGAATGTAAAGGTAATTGAAAGTAAATTGTAAGTATGTAAATTTCTCGGAAGACTCCTTTCTCAATACACATATACTTTGAGTTTTAAGTGAATGAACACACTTTAGTCTAAGGCTaagactcatatatatatatatatatatatatatatatatatatatatatatatatatatatatatatatatatatatatatatatatatatatatatatatatatatatatatatatatatatatatatatatatatatatatatatattaatgcattaaccttctctctcttgatgaatccaatggttgatatttattcctctcatctctcattttaaaatgctctcacttgatatgctccctatatatatatatatatatatatatatatatatatatatatatatatatatatatatatatatatatatatacacacacacacacacacacacacaaaatcgAACATAACCGCTTTCAAAGGTCTTTCGCTTAGAACATGTCACGTTTCGCTCGACATGATTTTCTTTCGCCCAGAAGCCCCACGCGTCTTCTAATAAAATGGATAAGGACGAAAGGCAGTTACATCTTCTTTCAAACTCAACTTCCCTGTCGAATGCTCCTCTTCTTCGTCGAACCAACTACAAAACTAATTAGCAAATATTTCTAAGTCCATGTCCAACACTTCCTTTAATAATGAATGACTTCGACAGGCTTTCAGCAAGCATACCGTTTTGTCGAAAAACTCAtaatatctttaaaaaatatttttttccattATTAATAACATGCTGTCGAAAATTTCAACTAACAAATTGCTCtccaaaaatgtcatttttcGATGTACCGaagaaaaagacattttttgaTGATTCGTTTCGACACTAAACCTTTTGGTTCCAATGACGTCATAATCATTACGATGTTTTTTCCCAAACGTATCTTCAGAACCTTGTGTGCAGATTTTTTCAATCATGACGCTCCTATGTTCTAGGAGATCGTGGGTAGCCtactgttgaaagagtattgtggtgtacttttcgttattatcgtatccacagagattattgcgatatcaccgccgttctattgcctattttgtcttgagttaatgttactttagttttaggtttgcaaaagatcattcaattcttttagtagcaaagagtaaattaatgaaagttctaagttaaagaaaatgtatcaagattcgatttcatcgacctaaatttgtatgtctccttataaatatacgtatatgaacatggtaacgatcaacataattacgtatcgacgcctatatcatccgtgtccgcaatgatatagttagatttaccgtattgtttaaccgacgatttctccatcctttaaacaatacaaataacgttttaaaaccgatactaagtaaacatcaaacgctaaatccatgtctgcaatttatagtttgatagatgataaagttagatctagatacaaatattgatgtctcaaacacttataccaaagaaaaagctttaataaacaaactaaaccatctatattgatcattacttgttcatacataatatattcaca encodes:
- the LOC131602686 gene encoding ABA-responsive protein ABR18-like — translated: MGIFTYENDTTSTVAPAKLFKAVVHDADVIVPKVVDSIKNVEIVEGNGGPGTVKKITFVEGGQTLYVLHKIEGIDDEKFEYNYSIVGGVGISDIVDKISFEAKLFEGPNGGSVGKMIVKYHTKGDAKPIEKEVEEGKAKSDALFKAIEGYVLANPNYN